The genome window GGGCATGCCGTAGATACGCCGAATCTCCAGCGGCTTGCCGAGGAAGGCGTGCTGTTCCGGCAATCTTTCACGGTCGCGCCGACATGTTCTCCGAGTAGAGCTGCATTGACTCTGGGGCAATTACCCCGCACTTCGGGGATTTTTGGGCTGGGGCATCGTGGGTTTATCCCAAATGACTTCAGTCAGCATCTAGCCCATACACTGAAGGATGCAGGTTACTTAACGATCGCGGATAAAAGAATGCCCGATAACCATACCGGAGCTAAATTCATCGGGAACGGACCAGAAGATGCGCATAGAGTCTGTGGCTATGAGCAGCGTTTCCGGGACGACGCCGATATTATAGATACCATTAAGCGAGATCATGAACGCCCATTTTTCATGAGCATAAACCACGTTGTTACCCACAGGAAAGGAGCTGGTTTTACTGCGAAACCTGATGCCAGAGACGATCCAAGATACACAGCGCCCCCTCCGGTATTAGCAGATACTCCCGAGGTGCGAGCTGACTGGGCACATTTTAAGTCAGATGCTCGTTTGCTAGATGAGAAGATAGGTGAGGTGATCACCGCTGTTGATGAAGCTGGCTTACGCGAAAATACACTTATCATTGCTACAACGGATCATGGCGCACCGTTTCCTGGAATGAAATGTTGTCTCAACGTCCAAGGCTGCGGAACCTTCCTTATCATCCGCGGCCCAGGGGGATTCACTGGGGGGAAAGTTGTGGATGCCTTGTGTAGTAATCTCGATATTTACCCAACGGTGTGTGAGCTTCTGGAAATAAAGAAACCAGATTTTCTTCAAGGTGCTTCCCTATTGCCATTGATTAGTGGTGAGACCGAGGAGATTCATGAGTTCATTACTGGTGAGGTCACTTACCACGCGGCCTACGAGCCCAAGCGTTGTTATCGTGAGAAGCGCTGGGTCTACGCGCGTCGATTTGGTGAGCGCAAAAAGGTGGTCATGCCCAATATCGATGCCAGCCCAAGTAAAACTGTCTGGATCCATGACGGTTATGCGGATTCGGAGTCGGACTGGGAGACGCTTTATGACGCTTTTTACGATCCTCAAGAGATGAACAACTTGGCTTATCACCCAAAATATCAAGCGAAACTCGAGGAGATGCGTGGAAAACTGAATCAACAAATGCAATCGGTGAATGACCCGCTGCTTTCGGGAGACGTGCCGGCGCCCAAAGGAGCGAAAGTGACCGATCCGGACGCGATGGACCCATAGGCTCAGGGCCTAACCTATAACAACGGATTCGGTCACCAAGCGGGTGAAATTGCGATATATCTGCAAGCCTGTTGCTTGGCTGCGCTCAGGGTGAAACTGAGTGGCGAAAGCGTTACCACGGGAGATTGCACTGGTGAATGCGTAACCATAGTCGGTGGTTGCCCAGACTAGATCTTTATCCGGAGTGTCCACGTGGTAGCTGTGCACAAAGTAAAACTGGTCCTCACCCTGGCTGAGCTCAGCGTTCATAATTGCATGCTGCCGGGTGAATGATGCCTGGTTCCAGCCCATGTGTGGGACTTTGAGGTCGGTAGAGACGTCAAAGCGTACCACCTTCCCAGCAAATATGCCGAGCCCCTGTATATCGCCTTCTTCGGAAGACTCAAAGAGTGCCTGTAAGCCTAAGCAAACTCCTAGAAAAGGACGGTCATCAGCGATCCAATCACGCACAGTGTCGCCGAGTCCACTTTTAACCAAATAGCTTACGCAGTCACGTAGAGCACCCACACCCGGCAAGATGAGGCCGGCAGCATCGCCGAGCTGATCTGGTTGATCAATAATACGGATCTGCGCACCGACATATCTCAGGGCGTTGTGCACACTACGCAGATTGCCCATCCCGTAGTCGATTACAGCGATCGTGGGAGAGATAGAAGCGTCCATGGCTCTAAACGTTGAGTGAACCCTTGGTAGACATCACCCGGTCACCCAGGCGCAAATCTGGGGCCAAAGCAGCGGATAATGCTCGTGCAAACGCCTTGAAACAGCCCTCGGCTAAGTGGTGCGGCTCATAACCATATTGTGTGGCAATATGTAGGTTGGCTCCCGCCTCGTTGGCAAAGGCCTGGTAAAATTCCTTGAGCATGTGGATGTTGAAATCCCGCACCAACGGACCTGACTCACTGTGCTCCACGTTATAGACTAAATAGGGGCGGTTTCCTAGATCAACAGCGACCTGTGCGAGCGTCTCGTCCATTGGAAGTAGGAAAAAACCATAGCGTGTGATACCCTTGCGATCCCCGAGAATTGAACGCAACACCTGCCCGAGCAACAGGCCGGTGTCTTCGACAGTGTGGTGGTAGTCCACATCGATGTCGCCCATGGCCTTTACCGTGAGATCAAAGTGACCGTGGCGTGCAAATAAGGTCAGCATATGATCGAAAAACGGAATGCCCGTCTCGATCTCTGATTGGCCGGAGCCATCCAGATTCCAGGTGATTTCGATGTCTGTCTCGCCAGTCGTCCGGCGCAAGGTCTCTAAGCGTTCTTTTGTAGCCATGATTCGATAGCCTCTATGAGAGTCTCCATTTTGTGTTCTGTGCCTATGCTAATGCGAAGAAAAGCGCAAGTGTCGGGATTGCGTCAGATACCCGGAAATTCTCCATCAACTCGACGATTCCAATAAAATGGTCGACGTCTCTGGTGTGCAATTGCCAGTATGCGGATAAATTCCGGGTGATCTTCATACCATATTTCGAAAGGAAAACGCTGAAGCAAAAAGCGACGGAAGTTTTCGAAACGAATAGCCCAAAGTGTGGGATCTGCTGCGATGGTATCCATCGCTCTCTCGGTTTCTGTTATAAAATCCAGTCCTAGATTTTGCTGCTGCTCCTCGTAATATTTTGCAGCTGCGAAGAGCTCTTCTTCGGCGACAGAGACGACACGGATTTCTTTCACTCCGCTATGCGAGCTTTGAGATCTTGAATAG of Opitutales bacterium contains these proteins:
- the hisH gene encoding imidazole glycerol phosphate synthase subunit HisH; this translates as MDASISPTIAVIDYGMGNLRSVHNALRYVGAQIRIIDQPDQLGDAAGLILPGVGALRDCVSYLVKSGLGDTVRDWIADDRPFLGVCLGLQALFESSEEGDIQGLGIFAGKVVRFDVSTDLKVPHMGWNQASFTRQHAIMNAELSQGEDQFYFVHSYHVDTPDKDLVWATTDYGYAFTSAISRGNAFATQFHPERSQATGLQIYRNFTRLVTESVVIG
- a CDS encoding sulfatase — translated: MELRKPNIIYINSPDTGRYTQPYGHAVDTPNLQRLAEEGVLFRQSFTVAPTCSPSRAALTLGQLPRTSGIFGLGHRGFIPNDFSQHLAHTLKDAGYLTIADKRMPDNHTGAKFIGNGPEDAHRVCGYEQRFRDDADIIDTIKRDHERPFFMSINHVVTHRKGAGFTAKPDARDDPRYTAPPPVLADTPEVRADWAHFKSDARLLDEKIGEVITAVDEAGLRENTLIIATTDHGAPFPGMKCCLNVQGCGTFLIIRGPGGFTGGKVVDALCSNLDIYPTVCELLEIKKPDFLQGASLLPLISGETEEIHEFITGEVTYHAAYEPKRCYREKRWVYARRFGERKKVVMPNIDASPSKTVWIHDGYADSESDWETLYDAFYDPQEMNNLAYHPKYQAKLEEMRGKLNQQMQSVNDPLLSGDVPAPKGAKVTDPDAMDP
- a CDS encoding type II toxin-antitoxin system RelE/ParE family toxin, which produces MKEIRVVSVAEEELFAAAKYYEEQQQNLGLDFITETERAMDTIAADPTLWAIRFENFRRFLLQRFPFEIWYEDHPEFIRILAIAHQRRRPFYWNRRVDGEFPGI
- the hisB gene encoding imidazoleglycerol-phosphate dehydratase HisB, which gives rise to MATKERLETLRRTTGETDIEITWNLDGSGQSEIETGIPFFDHMLTLFARHGHFDLTVKAMGDIDVDYHHTVEDTGLLLGQVLRSILGDRKGITRYGFFLLPMDETLAQVAVDLGNRPYLVYNVEHSESGPLVRDFNIHMLKEFYQAFANEAGANLHIATQYGYEPHHLAEGCFKAFARALSAALAPDLRLGDRVMSTKGSLNV